ATTCTTTCTGGCCCAACTGGAATACCCTCTGACCCTAATCTTCTTCGGGATGCTGGTGGTGTCGGTAGTACTCTACCCGCTCATTTTGATCAAACTGCTGGCGGTCCTGGGGGTTATCTCCCTGATCAATCTGATCTATTACCTCTGGTTGGAGCGGGATCTGGAATTCGTCTATGGCGTCATCTATTCTTACTATGCCTTTTTTCTGCTCCAGTGGATCTACCCTTACGCCTTGGTCACCGTGCGTAACCGCCGCTGGCTGACGCGCTGAGGTTAGCGCCCGGCGTTTATGCCGATTTTGTTCTGGGCACCGAGTTATTCTTAAATAGGGATAAAGCTGTTATACTGAACCAATAAAGGGATAATTGAACCTCAAACAAGAAGAGACCCATGACCGACAAGCCTTATCAGCCTCTGATGGAGCAGGTCCGCGCCGCTGGTTGAGCTGCCAAGGTTCCTCCCGGGATGTTGGAGGAAATTTTGCAGTCTTTGCCCCGCCAGTCGCATCCCGACCTGCTGGTCGGTATGGAGACCGCGGATGATGCGGGCGTCTATCGCCTGACCCCAGAAATTGCGTTGATCCAAACGGTGGATTTTTTTACCCCCGTGGTCAACGATCCCTACACGTTTGGCCAAATCGCCGCAGCCAACGCCTTAAGCGACGTCTACGCCATGGGCGGGAGGCCCCTGACGGCCCTCAACATCGTCTGTTATCCCAGCAAAACCGTTCCCAAAGAGGTGCTCCAGGCGATTCTGGCCGGGGGCCTGGACAAGATCCACGAAGCCGGTGCCCTATTGGTGGGCGGCCACAGCGTCGATGACACCGAATTGAAGTACGGCCTCTCCGTGACCGGCGTGGTCCACCCGGAACGGGTGCTCACTAATGGCGGCGCTCGGGTAGGCGATCAGCTCATCCTTACCAA
This DNA window, taken from Desulfobaccales bacterium, encodes the following:
- the selD gene encoding selenide, water dikinase SelD, translated to MTDKPYQPLMEQVRAAGUAAKVPPGMLEEILQSLPRQSHPDLLVGMETADDAGVYRLTPEIALIQTVDFFTPVVNDPYTFGQIAAANALSDVYAMGGRPLTALNIVCYPSKTVPKEVLQAILAGGLDKIHEAGALLVGGHSVDDTELKYGLSVTGVVHPERVLTNGGARVGDQLILTKPLGTGVIATAMKGRLASPEAEAEAIRIMTTLNRLPGDCLESRAIHAITDITGFGLLGHALEMATASKVEITFYAHRVPLLAAAREYAAMGLVPAGSFANRNFCAKNLQVAPDIDPVLVDLLSDAQTNGGLLLAVSPDQVQPSMDCLTGHGISASHIGEVTGQESGRIKLEP